A stretch of the Candidatus Bathyarchaeota archaeon genome encodes the following:
- a CDS encoding 4Fe-4S dicluster domain-containing protein has protein sequence MSEKEHIWISRDYARCSGCRRCEIVCSLSHEGKIWPEASRIRVFMLVPSVEVPHLCAQCNDYPCVAACPTNALSVNMETEAVIVNKERCVACGKCIEACPGKVPFIHPKENYAVICDLCGGDPKCVQVCREGGWGALDIMRKDDSLSFKLYAKRPEEITRNLLIKLYGESLAEKIF, from the coding sequence ATGTCTGAGAAAGAGCATATATGGATCTCAAGGGATTATGCAAGATGCAGTGGCTGTAGAAGATGCGAGATTGTCTGCTCGCTAAGCCATGAAGGAAAGATCTGGCCCGAGGCATCAAGGATCAGAGTCTTCATGCTTGTACCTAGCGTTGAAGTTCCGCACCTATGTGCCCAATGTAATGATTATCCATGTGTAGCAGCATGTCCTACAAACGCTCTTTCCGTTAATATGGAGACAGAGGCTGTCATAGTAAATAAAGAGAGATGCGTGGCATGCGGAAAATGTATAGAGGCTTGCCCGGGAAAAGTTCCGTTCATCCACCCCAAAGAGAATTATGCGGTGATCTGCGACCTATGTGGAGGAGATCCGAAGTGCGTTCAGGTTTGCAGGGAGGGGGGATGGGGCGCATTAGATATAATGAGGAAAGATGATAGTCTATCATTCAAGTTGTATGCGAAAAGGCCTGAGGAGATTACACGAAATCTTCTCATTAAGCTTTATGGGGAGAGTTTGGCTGAGAAGATTTTTTAG
- a CDS encoding D-glycerate dehydrogenase, with translation MNRKKIYVTTRIPEAALQILRPKFDVECWTEETRPPKSLIIEKVKQVDGLICLLTERIDKEVIDAAGPSFRGISQIAVGYDNIDVEAATKKGIYVTNTPGVLTETTADFAFALLMAVARRVAEADRYVRTGKWKVQWDLMMMTGQDVWGKTIGIIGMGRIGQAMARRAKGMNMKILYYDVVRNEQAEKEIGAEFTDLETLLKMSDFVSVHVPLMPQTYHLINEKTLKLMKKTACLINTSRGPVVDEKALYKALKEGWIWGAGLDVWEEEPTSPNNPLLQLDNVTAAPHIASASIETRTKMAIMAAENMAAILEGRVPPNLVNKEVLEISEQKKR, from the coding sequence TTGAATAGAAAAAAGATTTATGTAACAACAAGAATTCCGGAGGCAGCGCTACAGATACTTCGACCTAAATTCGATGTGGAATGCTGGACAGAGGAGACACGCCCGCCGAAAAGTCTCATAATCGAGAAGGTGAAACAAGTAGATGGCCTAATCTGCCTTTTGACAGAACGTATAGACAAGGAGGTTATTGACGCTGCGGGACCCAGCTTCCGCGGCATTAGCCAAATCGCCGTCGGATATGATAACATTGACGTAGAGGCCGCAACCAAGAAGGGAATATACGTAACGAACACGCCTGGAGTTTTAACCGAGACCACTGCGGACTTCGCCTTCGCATTATTGATGGCGGTAGCCAGAAGGGTTGCAGAAGCAGACAGATATGTAAGAACTGGAAAATGGAAGGTTCAATGGGACCTTATGATGATGACAGGCCAAGATGTGTGGGGAAAGACCATTGGCATAATAGGCATGGGGCGGATTGGCCAGGCGATGGCGAGAAGAGCAAAGGGTATGAATATGAAGATCCTCTATTATGATGTCGTTAGAAATGAGCAGGCAGAGAAGGAGATAGGAGCCGAATTCACAGACTTAGAAACACTCTTGAAAATGTCCGACTTCGTTTCGGTCCATGTTCCGCTAATGCCACAGACCTATCATCTCATCAATGAGAAAACACTTAAATTAATGAAGAAGACAGCATGCCTAATCAACACTTCACGTGGACCAGTTGTTGACGAGAAAGCGCTATATAAAGCGCTGAAAGAAGGCTGGATATGGGGTGCCGGACTAGATGTTTGGGAGGAAGAGCCTACAAGCCCAAATAATCCTCTTTTGCAGCTTGATAATGTAACAGCAGCGCCGCATATAGCAAGTGCCAGTATAGAAACCAGAACCAAGATGGCGATCATGGCTGCCGAGAACATGGCAGCAATACTTGAGGGAAGGGTCCCGCCAAATTTAGTAAATAAGGAAGTCTTAGAAATTAGTGAACAAAAGAAACGCTGA
- a CDS encoding sugar phosphate isomerase/epimerase: MRKSWSEVVSLGIVHPMIYPETLRGEGPILETLSKIVADDSFGAIEVSWIKDIEIRTKVASILDSAYMDVVYCAGPPILMQKLDLNSFDEKTRMKAIEGVKSLVDEAYMLGAKIMAIASGPDVEARKRSEARNLLQDSLKKICEYARENAKDYILMISLENFDRDYDKKLLVGPTAEAADVVKSVREEYENIGLTVDLSHLPLLHETPKQSLTAAAKYLEHVHVGNCILKDKNHPQYGDQHPRLGIKGGENSVKELIEFLKILKEIGYFDKKAVTKRPVISFEVKPSSGESSEAIIAGSKRMFAEAWSKI, encoded by the coding sequence ATGAGAAAGTCTTGGAGTGAGGTAGTGAGTTTAGGAATAGTTCATCCGATGATCTATCCCGAGACATTACGTGGAGAAGGTCCGATCCTTGAAACTCTCAGCAAGATTGTTGCTGACGATTCTTTTGGAGCGATAGAGGTTTCATGGATAAAGGATATAGAGATCCGAACTAAGGTTGCAAGTATTTTAGATTCAGCCTATATGGATGTAGTTTACTGCGCAGGGCCGCCAATCTTAATGCAGAAACTCGATCTGAACTCTTTCGATGAGAAGACAAGAATGAAGGCAATCGAAGGCGTAAAGAGTCTAGTTGACGAAGCTTATATGCTTGGCGCAAAGATTATGGCCATAGCAAGCGGACCTGACGTTGAAGCCAGAAAACGTAGTGAAGCCAGAAATCTTCTCCAGGATTCTTTGAAGAAAATCTGTGAATATGCAAGAGAAAATGCAAAGGACTACATTTTGATGATATCACTTGAGAACTTCGACAGAGATTATGACAAGAAGCTTCTAGTTGGTCCGACCGCCGAAGCAGCGGATGTTGTCAAGTCTGTAAGGGAGGAGTATGAGAACATCGGCTTGACAGTTGATCTAAGCCATCTTCCATTACTTCATGAGACCCCAAAGCAATCACTGACTGCTGCAGCAAAATACCTAGAGCATGTTCATGTCGGAAACTGCATTTTGAAGGATAAGAATCATCCGCAGTATGGCGATCAGCATCCACGATTGGGAATTAAGGGTGGAGAAAACTCGGTTAAAGAATTGATCGAATTCCTAAAGATTCTTAAGGAAATAGGGTACTTCGACAAGAAAGCCGTAACCAAGCGGCCAGTAATAAGCTTCGAGGTGAAACCGTCATCAGGAGAATCCTCAGAGGCTATAATTGCAGGTTCAAAAAGGATGTTTGCAGAAGCTTGGTCGAAAATCTAA
- a CDS encoding winged helix-turn-helix transcriptional regulator, producing the protein MRQTLDDLDHKIIRQITSGVHSYDELARSCNVGRNTIYRRIERLEKQGLITKRITAFPNFEKLGLSAVILGINVNTEDLDKMISFLKRQSQVKFLWKTYGTHDIIVAIICDKGDVGECIYNLRNALEKMGIRVQGLDVSTSISWEKIDLTPY; encoded by the coding sequence ATGAGGCAAACGTTAGATGATCTCGACCATAAGATAATACGTCAAATCACAAGCGGCGTCCATTCTTATGATGAACTTGCAAGATCATGTAATGTTGGAAGGAATACCATATATCGGCGGATAGAGAGGCTTGAGAAGCAGGGATTAATAACTAAAAGGATAACAGCTTTTCCGAATTTTGAGAAACTGGGATTGTCGGCTGTGATCTTGGGCATAAACGTGAATACGGAAGACCTCGATAAGATGATCTCTTTCCTTAAGAGGCAGAGTCAGGTGAAGTTTCTCTGGAAGACTTATGGTACTCATGACATTATCGTTGCCATAATTTGTGATAAGGGAGACGTGGGTGAATGCATTTACAATCTCCGAAATGCGCTTGAAAAAATGGGAATAAGGGTGCAGGGCTTAGACGTTTCCACAAGCATATCTTGGGAGAAGATCGACCTTACACCCTATTAA
- a CDS encoding CoB--CoM heterodisulfide reductase iron-sulfur subunit B family protein: MTVQKYLLFLGCVIPYRLPSYEISARRVLERLEVKIEEMPDFNCCGFPADPVNHELMFTLAARNLCIAERLGLSIMTLCNGCFGTLNKANILLKRDKELRERINNYLRHVGMEFKGTTQVKHLIHVLTEDVKLDKIREAIVKPLKGLKVAQHLGCHAFRPAEYIGRDNPDNMFILKDLIEATGAECVKYPGETDCCGNPIIGVNEEIPLSMAKEKLMNIKAVGADALVTICPFCYMMYDLNQPRIERTFNVKIGITILHYTQLLGLAMGLTAEEMKINELRIKPDSILKIVKA, translated from the coding sequence ATGACCGTACAGAAATATCTCCTTTTTCTTGGGTGCGTTATTCCATACAGGCTGCCCAGCTATGAGATCTCAGCAAGGAGGGTTCTAGAGAGGCTGGAAGTTAAAATTGAGGAGATGCCGGATTTTAACTGCTGCGGCTTCCCAGCAGACCCAGTAAATCATGAACTTATGTTCACATTGGCGGCTAGGAACCTTTGCATCGCCGAAAGACTTGGGCTCAGCATCATGACCCTCTGCAATGGATGCTTTGGTACGCTTAACAAGGCAAACATTCTACTAAAGAGAGACAAGGAACTGCGAGAAAGGATCAACAATTATCTTCGACATGTGGGGATGGAATTCAAAGGAACGACACAGGTCAAACATTTGATCCACGTCCTTACAGAGGACGTTAAATTAGATAAGATAAGGGAAGCCATTGTAAAGCCTCTTAAAGGATTAAAGGTAGCGCAGCATTTAGGATGCCATGCCTTTAGACCTGCTGAGTACATCGGGAGAGACAACCCGGACAACATGTTCATCCTAAAAGACCTCATAGAGGCTACGGGCGCCGAATGCGTTAAGTATCCGGGAGAGACTGACTGTTGTGGCAACCCAATAATTGGTGTTAACGAGGAGATCCCCCTCAGCATGGCGAAGGAGAAGCTTATGAACATTAAAGCTGTAGGCGCGGACGCGCTTGTAACAATATGCCCATTCTGCTACATGATGTATGATTTGAATCAACCTCGCATAGAGAGGACTTTCAACGTTAAAATCGGCATCACCATCCTTCACTATACACAACTACTAGGACTTGCCATGGGTCTAACAGCCGAAGAAATGAAGATCAATGAATTAAGAATAAAACCGGATTCGATCCTCAAAATTGTTAAAGCATAA
- a CDS encoding 4Fe-4S dicluster domain-containing protein has translation MEKAESAMTIDPKFKYEVCGLSGAERIMLCFQCGTCTADCPIARFSDLYKPRRIVRMVQFGLRDKLLSNTHLWLCSKCFNCVDQCPQKVEVASIVMALTNLMVKEKRVIPSVYKALLSNLMKTGYVYIIPESRVKKRSEDGLPPLPKANIDDIIKIFNATGMAAILEDVEVFEKVKIE, from the coding sequence ATGGAGAAAGCTGAAAGCGCCATGACGATTGACCCGAAATTCAAATACGAGGTATGCGGGTTAAGCGGAGCAGAGCGGATTATGCTCTGTTTCCAATGCGGAACTTGCACAGCAGACTGCCCGATCGCAAGATTCAGCGACCTATACAAACCTCGTAGAATAGTTAGAATGGTACAGTTTGGGCTGAGAGATAAGCTGCTCTCAAACACTCATCTGTGGCTCTGTTCCAAATGTTTCAATTGTGTTGATCAATGCCCACAGAAGGTTGAAGTGGCAAGCATAGTCATGGCATTGACGAACCTCATGGTGAAAGAGAAGAGGGTTATTCCATCCGTGTATAAGGCGCTACTATCCAATCTTATGAAGACGGGCTACGTCTACATTATCCCGGAATCAAGAGTGAAGAAGAGGAGTGAGGATGGGCTGCCGCCTTTGCCAAAAGCAAACATAGATGATATAATCAAAATCTTTAATGCTACAGGCATGGCTGCCATCCTGGAGGACGTTGAAGTGTTTGAGAAGGTTAAGATTGAATGA
- the bgaS gene encoding beta-galactosidase BgaS, whose product MVFPENFLWGVSLSGFQFEMGDPFRRGLDPNTDWYVWVHDERNIREGIVSGDFPEDGVDYWHRYKADHEMAKGLGLNVFRIGLEWSRIFPKSTHSVDAGLELADDGNACKIEVDERSIEELEKFADNDAVNHYRRIIENLRETGFKVFVCLNHFTLPLWIHNPIVLREKGFRRGPSGWLDRTSIIEFVKYAAYIAWKLGDIVDYWATFNEPMVVSEAGYLTVESGFPPGVRNFRAYRKASVNIALAHARAYDAIKKWDTVKADYESHSPAEVGIIHNLIPVEPFSDNSADASAAKAMDFMHNHYFLRAVTMGPLKFRADSGNKDAKAYMRERMDWLGVNYYTRFVVKGKRSLLARLALGVPSQPELMPGYGFACEPNSTSRGQLPTSDFGWEIYPNGLIEVLRQVRDYGKPIYVTENGVADAKDMLRPKFLLDHLKAVDEAINRDKIDVRGYMHWSLMDNYEWARGFKMRFGLYAVDSKSKERIPRKSAEVYRRIVESGDVEKVNAVCRIIEEKTIF is encoded by the coding sequence TGGCTTTCAGTTCGAGATGGGCGATCCTTTTAGGCGAGGTCTCGACCCGAATACGGACTGGTATGTGTGGGTGCATGACGAAAGAAACATCAGAGAGGGAATTGTAAGCGGTGATTTTCCGGAGGACGGCGTCGATTATTGGCATAGATATAAGGCGGATCATGAGATGGCGAAGGGTCTCGGTCTTAATGTATTCAGAATAGGGTTAGAGTGGAGCAGAATATTTCCGAAGAGCACCCATAGTGTAGATGCTGGTTTAGAGTTGGCTGACGACGGCAACGCCTGCAAGATAGAAGTGGACGAACGATCAATTGAGGAGCTTGAGAAATTCGCAGACAATGATGCAGTGAATCATTATAGGCGGATAATAGAGAACCTTAGAGAGACGGGTTTTAAGGTCTTTGTCTGCCTAAATCACTTCACTCTTCCACTATGGATTCATAACCCGATAGTTCTTCGAGAAAAGGGGTTTAGGAGAGGCCCAAGCGGCTGGCTTGACCGAACGTCAATAATAGAGTTTGTGAAGTACGCTGCGTATATTGCTTGGAAATTAGGTGATATAGTGGATTACTGGGCTACTTTTAATGAGCCTATGGTCGTGTCGGAGGCGGGATACCTGACAGTTGAGTCTGGATTTCCGCCTGGCGTAAGGAACTTTAGAGCGTACAGAAAAGCATCAGTTAACATCGCCTTAGCGCATGCAAGAGCTTATGATGCGATCAAGAAGTGGGATACTGTTAAGGCTGATTATGAAAGTCATTCACCAGCCGAGGTAGGCATAATTCACAATCTAATCCCTGTTGAACCATTCTCCGATAATTCTGCAGATGCATCGGCGGCGAAGGCGATGGACTTCATGCATAATCATTACTTCCTTCGCGCCGTCACAATGGGCCCTCTCAAATTTAGGGCTGACTCAGGCAACAAGGACGCGAAGGCTTACATGAGAGAGAGGATGGACTGGCTGGGCGTGAACTATTACACCCGCTTTGTCGTGAAGGGTAAAAGGTCTCTGCTCGCCCGCCTAGCACTAGGAGTCCCGTCCCAGCCTGAACTCATGCCTGGATACGGATTTGCATGCGAGCCAAACTCGACCTCAAGAGGTCAGCTGCCAACCTCAGACTTCGGATGGGAGATCTACCCTAACGGCCTCATAGAGGTTCTGAGACAGGTGAGAGATTATGGAAAACCCATTTACGTGACTGAAAATGGTGTCGCGGATGCTAAGGATATGTTAAGGCCAAAGTTTCTCCTTGATCACTTAAAGGCGGTCGACGAAGCTATAAATAGAGATAAGATTGATGTTAGAGGTTATATGCATTGGTCGTTAATGGATAATTATGAGTGGGCCAGAGGTTTCAAAATGAGGTTCGGGTTATACGCTGTAGACTCTAAATCGAAAGAGAGAATACCGAGAAAGAGCGCCGAGGTTTACAGGAGAATTGTGGAGTCAGGAGACGTTGAGAAGGTAAACGCCGTTTGTAGAATTATTGAGGAAAAAACTATATTTTGA